The nucleotide window AGATGGGGGAAAAAATTAACCCCACCGCGCTACTCACTGTATTCTTGGGTAAGATGTTGTGAGTGAGATGGTGGGTGACTAAACTATCCCTCTGGAAGGGCACAGGGCGACAGGATATTTTCAGGTTGGAAAAAAGGACGAAGGGACAGCACACAAATGTCTGTCCCCTTGGGTTGTAATAATCTTCTCTGACTCTTAACAAACAGGTCTTGGACCACCTTTGAAGAGATAGTTTATAAGATAGATTACATCAGCGACACTTACAGTTTCATCACCATTAGCATCCGCGCAATCGAGGTACGGACTCGGTGGGCATAAAGGAGCGGGACCGCCCTTAAACAGGTAGTTAACAAGATAGACCACATCAGTGACATTTATATTAGAATCTTGAATTACATCACCACAAAGCAGACAACTATGAGTACAACCTTCGGCTTCTCCATCATCAGCCCAGTTGTATACGAATTGACAATTATTGTTATCTCCAGAGCTTGAATTTAAATCCCTGATATCTTCTTTATTTGAGCAGATGTAGTTGCTATCTATTCGAACGTCGGTATCGGATTCCATATATATTCCGTAGTTTTTGCAATTCTCGATGGTATCAGCAATTGCCTTCCAATTATAAGCATGATTGAAATAAATACCAAAAGAGGTATTATCAATTAGATTATGTCTTACTTCACCACTGTCGGTGTTATAAATGTATATACCATAATTGAGATGATTATTGATCTTGTTTTCCGTTATCCTGTTGTTACTTCCAGAACTCCATAGTCTGATACCATACGTGTTGTTATGTAAAAGATTGCGACTGTAGTCGTCGCCCGTCGCACGAGAGGATAAAATCCCGTAGAAGCTGTTATTTTCCATCATATTGGAAATCACGCTGTTTTGGCCGGAACTATCTATGACCACAGCTCTCTTGTCATTACTAAAGCTATTCAATTCCACGACATTCCGAATAGAGCTATGATCGATTTTTAAACCAACTTCTGGGTTGTTGGTAAGGTCGTTTGCGAATAAGATATTTGAGGAAGAGTTCGTGGTTATGTAAACTCCTGCACTACCTAAGTACCAACCATTTGACTGTATTGAAGAGTACAGTATATTATTATTGTCAGAACCAGTTGTAAGGTATATACCATCAAATGCATTAGAATCAACAGTGCATGAGTAGACTGTATTGTTGTCGGAATTATCGATATATATTCCCTCGTCGAAGTTAGTAATCTCGCAGTTGCGTATTGTATTTCCTTTGTTGTTCATAATCCAAACTCCAATAACTTCCATTATAGTTTCCTCTAATCTTGTGGCCTTTGCAGTCAAGGGTTATGTTGTCAGCATTGAGGTTTAATCCGTCTTGACTAGAATCGCAGTCTAAATCATAAGTCAACTCTGTGTTTTGATATAAATAGTCTCCACACTTAACATCCTCATAAGGAGCTACCACTGTGTATTCCTCTGTGCCAGTAACAATCCATCCCCAAACTCTTATCGTCCAGTGTCCAGCCACAGGATTATCAACCTCAACCACTTCTACATTATCAAGGCTGTTGAATCCCTTAGTAGCATTGGCTCCAGGATTATCCTTATCAAGGCGGTATGCATAATGATTAACACCATTAGGATCTGTAAGTAGAAGGTCAAGATCATTGACAAGCTCTTTTGCTGCCGCAGGTGTTCCCTCAATATCATCCCATACAAGAGTAACCCGCAACTTGTTAACACCTGAAGGAACATTCATGTAATAATTATCAGTCTCATCATCAGCGACAGTCCCAACTCTAATTAAATCGTTTTTAGGATAATTGTTGATTATCAAATCAATTGCTGTTTTCAGGTTAAGATTTCCGTGACCATAGCTGTAGCCAGAGCCTGGGTTTCCCACATCATCCGCGCTTTGTACCAATATTGCTTTAAAGGTGTGAGGTTTTATCTCCCCGTAACCTAATTTATTAAATTGCTGCTTCATCAGACCCAAGGCTCCTGAAACCACTGGAGCAGCCATTGAAGTTCCTGCCATTTCCCAATATTTATTTCCAGGAACGGTAGAGTATATCTCTTTATATGTAAGGCAGGGTGTTGGATCGTCAAGTGCCTCATCTCCTGGAGCTGCCTGGACAGTTTCAGCACCTGTCGCTCCACGAACCTGGTCAAGCAGTTCCATGTTTCCGGCTGCCACTTGCTCAACCCACTGCACATCGCTTTCATTCACCAAGTCGCCTATAGACGTTTCCGGGATACTTATTACGAACAGATTTCCTATATCTGAAGAAGAAATAACTCTGCCATATCTTTCTGCGACACTTAGTGCAACCAGTTTGGAAACATCTCCAAAGAATATCACGTTAAGCTTTACGTTGCCGTTAGTGTCTCTTGCCCAATCACCTATTCCATAATCTCTAATATTGG belongs to Candidatus Zixiibacteriota bacterium and includes:
- a CDS encoding right-handed parallel beta-helix repeat-containing protein, which codes for MNNKGNTIRNCEITNFDEGIYIDNSDNNTVYSCTVDSNAFDGIYLTTGSDNNNILYSSIQSNGWYLGSAGVYITTNSSSNILFANDLTNNPEVGLKIDHSSIRNVVELNSFSNDKRAVVIDSSGQNSVISNMMENNSFYGILSSRATGDDYSRNLLHNNTYGIRLWSSGSNNRITENKINNHLNYGIYIYNTDSGEVRHNLIDNTSFGIYFNHAYNWKAIADTIENCKNYGIYMESDTDVRIDSNYICSNKEDIRDLNSSSGDNNNCQFVYNWADDGEAEGCTHSCLLCGDVIQDSNINVTDVVYLVNYLFKGGPAPLCPPSPYLDCADANGDETVSVADVIYLINYLFKGGPRPVC
- a CDS encoding S8 family serine peptidase, producing VRLETKKSQEEFMRSNVKIFFFTLLILFLSFLVPSAQQNSPKSKISSESDSLITARPTGLKTEENPPITVTRPSIREDSIPLPIIKAALDRKEIPLDKERFRSFLDSIRVRKDSESAEPPPVEQGTYQIPTAVFESRIPECKIFLKAREFAPVIGLSQVLASQPKAGRTHLMIQFYDIPSDADIRTMESHGVILLDYIPNYTYYASVPAADSELLSLPMVRSVCEIESNDKISPNIRDYGIGDWARDTNGNVKLNVIFFGDVSKLVALSVAERYGRVISSSDIGNLFVISIPETSIGDLVNESDVQWVEQVAAGNMELLDQVRGATGAETVQAAPGDEALDDPTPCLTYKEIYSTVPGNKYWEMAGTSMAAPVVSGALGLMKQQFNKLGYGEIKPHTFKAILVQSADDVGNPGSGYSYGHGNLNLKTAIDLIINNYPKNDLIRVGTVADDETDNYYMNVPSGVNKLRVTLVWDDIEGTPAAAKELVNDLDLLLTDPNGVNHYAYRLDKDNPGANATKGFNSLDNVEVVEVDNPVAGHWTIRVWGWIVTGTEEYTVVAPYEDVKCGDYLYQNTELTYDLDCDSSQDGLNLNADNITLDCKGHKIRGNYNGSYWSLDYEQQRKYNTQLRDY